CTACTTCTTCCGCAATGGGGAAGCCGATGAAGTCCTATTCGTCCACACCGGCTCGGGCCGGATCGAAACCCAGTTGGGGCCGCTCAACTACCGGCGGGGCGACTACCTCCATCTGCCGCGCGGCACGACCTATCGGCTGATACCGAAAGAGGCGACGACGCTGCTCACCATCGAGGCCTTCTCCGGGCCGTTGCAACAGCCTGACCGGGGCCTCATCGGCCAGCATGCGCTCTACGACCCGGCGATCCTCGAATACCCCGAGCCGTCGCCGGACAAGAATCTCCGGGCCTGGAAGATTCGCGTCAAACGGCTCGGCGCGGTTACGACCTTCACCTACGATCATTCGCCGATGGACGTAGTCGGTTACAAGGGCGACAATCTTGTTTGGCGCCTGAACATCGACGACATCTGCCCGGTCAACAGCCATAAGATGCACCTTCCGCCGCCGGCGCATACGACCTTCGTAGGGGTCGGGTTCGTGATCTGCTCGTTTCTGCCGCGACCGCTCGAGACGATGGAAGGCGCGGTCAAAGTGCCGTTTTACCATTCCAATGTGGACTACGACGAGGTGCTCTTCTACCACGACGGCGACTTCTTCAGCCGCTCGGGAATCGAAGCCGGGATGGTAACGCTTCATCCGGGCGGGTTCCCGCATGGACCGCATCCGAAGGCCGTCCGGCGCACCGACACCAAGGTCTTCACCGACGAAGCCGCGGTGATGCTCGACACGTGGCGTCCCCTGGTCCTGACGCCAGAGGCCGAAGCGGTGGAGTGGCGGGAGTATTGGAGTAGTTGGATGGAATAGGGGTAACATGCCTCATCTCCCGGAATGATCCCCGGCGGCGGTCTGCGGGATGGTGTTGATGCTGGCCATTGAGAAGAGGCTTGCGTAGAGGAATGCATGAGCGTATATTGCTTCGGATGCAGGAGTGCGTCCGGCTTGGAAACTACTCCTTCCGAGATCACGCGCATGACGAAGCGGACGCAGAGGACTTTACCGATCTGGAGGTTGAAAGAACCATCCTGTCCGGGAAAATCAGAGAACAGCAGCGAGACGCCGCCACCGGCGAAGCTAAATACATCATTATCGACTTGGAAGGTGATCTGGAAGTCGTAGCCAAACTTGGCCCGACGGGCCGCCTCTACATCATCACCGTTTATACAATCTGAGCCCAACTATGCTTTGCGATAACTGCGGGAAAGAGGGAGTCTTCGTCAGGAAGGTCACCAAGAGTTACGGCAAGGGCGACGACCTGATCTTGATCGAAGACGTCCCGGTCATCCATTGCCCGCACTGCCACGAGAGTTACCTCACCGCGCAAACCGTTCACGCTATCGGTGAGGTGAAGCGCGCGCGCAGGAACACCCGCCGCCGCACAGTCGAGGTCGCATCCCTCGAATAGGTCATCATCATCCATCTTTTGCATTCTTCACCCCTCCATCATCATCAAGAAAGGCCAAACCCATGACCCGCGCCATCACCTCCCTCGCCTCGGCCCTTGAGAGCCTGTTTGCCGCAATTTATTGCGGCTTGCGCCCGGTAGCGCCCCGATTTATCGGGGGACCCTCCTTGGGAGCACTCTGCCTGCTCGGCGCGGTCTGCGGTATGGTGTTGGGAGGTGTGGGGGAGGCGTGGGGGAGGG
This DNA window, taken from Calditrichota bacterium, encodes the following:
- a CDS encoding homogentisate 1,2-dioxygenase, translating into MQSLINRNIHIVKGQVARWAHAGLPDGTYEEEWGRYGFSGPVTHLYHLHPPTGWKAIDGPLRPHALAPLKMPVKDGERGIFLYNPDVAMGIECAETEWDYFFRNGEADEVLFVHTGSGRIETQLGPLNYRRGDYLHLPRGTTYRLIPKEATTLLTIEAFSGPLQQPDRGLIGQHALYDPAILEYPEPSPDKNLRAWKIRVKRLGAVTTFTYDHSPMDVVGYKGDNLVWRLNIDDICPVNSHKMHLPPPAHTTFVGVGFVICSFLPRPLETMEGAVKVPFYHSNVDYDEVLFYHDGDFFSRSGIEAGMVTLHPGGFPHGPHPKAVRRTDTKVFTDEAAVMLDTWRPLVLTPEAEAVEWREYWSSWME
- a CDS encoding DUF4258 domain-containing protein, which encodes MHERILLRMQECVRLGNYSFRDHAHDEADAEDFTDLEVERTILSGKIREQQRDAATGEAKYIIIDLEGDLEVVAKLGPTGRLYIITVYTI
- a CDS encoding YgiT-type zinc finger protein; amino-acid sequence: MLCDNCGKEGVFVRKVTKSYGKGDDLILIEDVPVIHCPHCHESYLTAQTVHAIGEVKRARRNTRRRTVEVASLE